Genomic DNA from Bifidobacterium sp. ESL0769:
ATGGGCGACCACGCCAATCGCAACGTCCAGCTGCCCGCCACCACGGGAGCCACCGAGACCCGGACCACCCTCTACGCCGTCTGGCACAAGCTAGGCGCGCCCACCGTCACCGGCATCAAACGCAGCGCCCTGGCCAACACCGTCACCATCACCGGCACCGCAATCCCCTGGACCGGCGAGGACGACATCACCGTCGACCTCACACCCCTCGACGGGCAAACAGGCCTCACACCCGCAGGCACACGCCACGCGACCATCAGCACCACCGACGGCCAAGGACACGCGCTCGCCTACGACGGGCACACCGAACACCCATGGACGCTCACCCTGCCGGAGAACGAGCTGCCCACACGAGGCCGATACCGCACCGACGCCAAGCTCGAGGCCCACGATTACCAATGGCGCGACACCAACGCCGACCTCCACCCGCACAGCGCCGTCGCCAGTACACAATCCAACCTCCCCGGACACCACCAGCACGCCCTGCCCCTCACCGGCGGGCAACGCACCATGCTCATTATCGCTCTGGCCCTCCTAGGCGTACTGTTCACCGCAGGAAGCCAGGTCGCCCGCAACCGCAGACGCTGGCACCACCAATACCAATAGAAAGCACAGGCAAACCAATGAACAGCAACAAACAAACACACACGTAACAACCCGCACGGGCCAGCGGCGACAGCACTGCCCACGCCAACCAATAAGACTTCCCGCCCATGCCGTACCCAACCAACCGGCCAGGGCGGGAACAACAAACCGGGTGCCGGCACGGGACCAACACACCAACAACCAACCCCGCGCCGGCACCCACACCCACCAACACAACCAACGAGCAAAACAACCACTTCATTAAAGGAGACGCCAGAAAAGCAAAAGACCACCAAACAACTCACAACCAACACCAACCACCCCATGAAAGGAACCGCCAGACAGCAAACCCCACAACTCCGCGAAGGCCGGCCGCACCAGCCGTCACCACAGCCCATGTCATCGGACGAACGGACAGCGGCACCCACCCGACCGCCGGCATCACAAACCCGGCCACACCCAGCCAGCGAACGCCGCTACTCATCCCGATCGACCGGGCCACACGCAAATCCAAACCCCTAATACAGGCACAAGGGGCCAAGCTTTTATGCCCAAATCGCGACACGCCGAAAGACACCGCGGTTTCACTACGTTTTAAAGCAGCGTCAAATCCCTCCACAAGCCCACGAATTGTAAGGCAAAAGAGGACGGCAAACGTTCCACACGACCCCCGGCAACGACGCCGAGAAGCATGATTCGCCATACAGCCCCGTGTTGAATTTGGGCGTAAGACACCCTAATGTTTAATCAATAGTTTAGGTGTTGTGTGGAAACGCGACGTATTACACGGCGTTGCGTTTTGAAATTTAGAAGAGTCTGAAGTAATAAAGGGTGGGTACCTTATGAGCGTCATCAACAGTCTCGCTGCACTTGTGTTGTGCATAGCCACGGGAATCGTACCCCCCCGCAAAATGAACCTTCAGTAAACCAGTCAAACAATCTCAACCCGGCCGCCTCCAGCCAGACCGTATCGGCCACCTCCGCCGCCGTCTCCGCATCATCGACGATCCAGACCCACGGCTCCTCCGCATCCTCGTCCACAACATTTTCCACTTCCGCTCCCACCGGCAACGTCGCCGGCACCTCCAACACAAACGCAAATCAACACAAAAACACCCAAAACAGTAAACGCACCACAGGCAAAGACGCCAAAACCACGCACGCGACCGGCCTCACCCACACTAACGCCGCCGCCACCCCCACAGCCAAACCCAAAACCCTCAGTGCCCTCGCGACAAAAGACTTCTCCGACGCGTCCAAGACCCTCGCCACGTTCCTGCAACGGATGAAAAAATCGACATCCCATACCGCAAATAGCCGTCAGACTACACCGGCCGACACCATTGACTCCCAATCATCGGCAATCGGCACACTGCCACATGACGCCGCCACACTGACCGTCAAGCAGAGCCCGGTCGGCCCCCAAACCCCATCCCCACTGACACGCGAAGCACCATCAGTGAGCACACAGGACGAACCCATGGTCGGCCCGCAGTCCAACAACCCGCGACTCACCCGCCTCTACGCCGACCCAAACGACGACGGACACCTCCAAATCAGCGGCGAAGCCGACCAGGTCTATTCCGACAACTGGGTCCACGTGGAAATCTGCCCCGTCAACGTATCCGTCCCCGTCACCGGCTCCGGCAACTATGATGGCTATTTCGACAACCGGTGCACCAATATCGAGACTTACACCAACGGAGACATTGGCGGCTACAGAGACGGAGGCACGTTCCACTGGGACGGCAACGAAAGTCGCAACGACCACACCTGGACCACCCAAGACAGCGACTTCAAGACCGGGCCCGGCTACTACAACATCTGGGCCTACAACAGAAGCTATGGCTGGGCCCAATACCAAGGCAACATCATCCGCTCCTACTACTACTGCAGCCACGCGCCCTCCACGCAAGCGACAATATCGTACAACATGCCTGCGGGCTGGTCCACACCCGCTTCTTCACGCGTGGACACAAGCGCCAGCGACACGTCGGTAATCCTGGCCGGCACACCCAGCGGCCCCTCATGGGCCATGTTCGACGGATGGACCTTCAACGGCAGGAACTACAACGCGGGCGCGACCGCTCAGCTACCCTGGCGAGCCACGGGCACATACACCGTCACGCCCCGCTACCACGCCCTGCCCACCAGCGTGTCGATGGCCTACAACATGAACGGCATGGACGGCACGGCGCCGGCCACACAGACCATCGACACGACCAACTACGCCGGGACATTCACCCTCGCCTCGCCCCCATCCCACCCCTCCTGGCAGGTGTTCGACGGGTGGAGCGTCGACGGCGGCGGCACACAGGCCCCCGGCAGCAGCTACGCGGTCGCGATCCACGCGTCGGGCTCGCACACCGCCACCGCACGATGGCACGTGGGCAACACATACTCGACAGTCACCTACAACCTCAACGGCGGGACGGGCACGGCGCCAGGTTCGCGGAGTGTGGATACGACATACGGCGCCGCGTCGGTCACCCTGTCGGACGGCACGGGCGTGACACCGCCGACAGGCAAGGTGCTCATCGGCTGGGACACCAGCGCATCCGGCACCGGCGACCGCCGCGCGCTCGGCGCCACGGTCACGTTCGTACAGGGCCAGCACACCACATTCGCCCTGTACGCCGTCTACAAGGACACCGTCGCGCCGACCGGCGTGACCGCCTGGTACAGCCATGCGGACAGCCGAATCTACCTGGACGTGACCGGCCTGGACCCCAACGCCACCGGCTGGAGCGTACAGGTCAAACCCGCCGGAACAGGAGACTGGCAATACACGTCAAGCACGTCGACGCGCGGCCGCTCCTACTATTACACGGTCTCAGACTTCACACCGGGCGCCACATGGCAGGCCCGCGCCTACGCCATCTACCCAGGCCACCTGTCGAGCGAGTGGAGCGCCAGCTCGTCCGGCATCCTGCCGTACATGGACATCACCCTCAAACCAGGCGACCAACAGCCCGGCGACACCGCATCGGCACAAGCCAAGGGCTTGGTCGACCAGGCCGAACGCAAAGGGTATGTGAGCCTGCCCGCCGGTGTGGGCACCGCGCCCGCAGGCATGGCCTTCCAGTCATCGGGCGGGTGGACCGTCCGCGCGGATGGTTCGGGCAACTCCTACAACTCCGGCGACACCGCCATCCCCACCAGCATGGGCGTGGTCGGAAGCGACGGCACCATCCTGCTGACCCTGTACGCCCGCTGGAAGCCGACCACTCAGGCGCCGGCCCGCGGGCAGCCGTGCGCGAGCGTAACCGGCTGGGCCCAGTGGGGCACCAGCGCCGGCGCGCTCAGCGGCGTCACAGGCCAAGACACCGGGGCAGTGTGCTGGGCCGTCGAGGGCTCGACCCTGCGCCTGACCGGCGGCACCAGCCCCGTCTACCAAAACAACTTCCCCTGGAACGCCAGCAAGAGCGCCATCACCGACATCCACATCGAGGGCAACCTCACCCTCGCCATCGCCAACTACAGCAGCACACCTTTCAACTACATGCCCCATCTCGGACACGTCGACATCGCCCCGGAGGGAAAGCTCCGCCCCGCCTACAACACCGCCGGAGACCTGTTCAGCAACAACCCGTCGCTGGAACGCCTCGACGCCAGCCGCTTCGACATGACCGCCGCCACCACCATCAGCAGCATGTTCAGCTACGACACCGGCCTCAAGGAGGTCACCGGACTGGAACACTGGGACACCAGCCAAATCGACGACATGTCCCGCATCTTCCAAGGCGACACCAGCCTGGAAAACGCCGCCGGCACGGAGAACTGGGACACCGGCCACGCGAACAACATGATCTACGTGTTCAAGAACTGCGACAGCCTGGTCGACCTTGACCTCAGCCATTGGAAGACCAGCCAGCTCAACAACTACGGCATAGCCCAGATCATCCCAGCCAACCTCAAACGCCTCCGCCTGGGCCCCGACACCAAACTCGCCTCCGGCAGCGGCTACGACGACCCCTTCGTCAATCTCGACGCCACCCACACCTGGCACGAATGGGACTGGCCCAAAGGCCAACACCCCAGCAACCTCGGCCTCGTCGGCCCGAACACCACAACACGCGGCGACGGCACCCCCGCCACGCTAAGGGCACGAGCCGCCAACAACCCGGCGGGCGTGTACATTCGCTCGGACGTCACCCCCACATGGGTCGACGTCGCCTACGATCTTGCCGGCGGTTCCGGGCCCGCCGCCACGTTCCCCACCGGCATCGGGCCCGGGACCACACCCAACGCGGCCATCGACACCACCTTTACCGACGGCACCCTGACAGCCGACCCCAAGGCCATCACCGCCAACAAAGCCCACAGCCTGTTCAACGGCTGGGCCCTCGACACCACCGAAGTGACCTCCGCCGGCAAACCCACCCTGAACGCGGGACTAGTCGACGCTCCCAAAGGCGCCGCCGGCGCCATCAAGCTCACCGCCAAGTGGGCCGCCCTCGACTCGCCCGCGCCGACGCTTTCCGCGCCCGTCGTGCATGCCGCAGCCGGGGCCACGCCCACCGTGGATCTCAAGGTCGGCAACCCCGCCACGTACAAGACCGGCGGCAAGCTCGCCATCACCACCAACCGGTGGACCGCCCCTGTCCACACTTACACGTCCGACGGCACCGGAGGCGACGCATCCCTCACCGGGCAACCAGTCACGGTCCTGCAGGCCTCCTGCGGCCAGGCATACACCATCGACGCCGCCTACACCGACCCCGACGCCGCCGACACCGCCACCGGCAACACCGTCACTCCCAACCCCGGCCACGCCACACAACTGGCCGGCACCCTGCCCTACGCGACCCTCACCTTCGACGCCAACAACGCGTACGGCGGAGACGGCACCCCGCCCGCCGAAATCAAACGGCTCATCGACACCACGGACGGCAAGGCGCACACCACCCTGCCCCTGCCCGGGAACACGATGAAACCCGCGCACGCCGCGTTCACCGGATGGGCCTCCACCGCCATGGCCACCAGCCCGGACACCGGCATGGGCGACCCCGCCAGCCGCGCCATCACGGTCACCCAGCACGGCACCGACACCGAGACCCCCCTCACCCTGTACGCCGTATGGAAACAGCCGGCCGCGCCCACGGTCACCGGCATGACGCGCGCCGCGACCGACAACACCGTCACCATCACCGGCACCACGGTCCCACAGACGGCCACGGACACCCTCAGCGTCGCCGTCACCGCCCTCGACGGGCAGGCCGGCACCTCCCTGGGCACACCCCTGACGGCCACAATCGGCGACACATCCAACAGCTGGGACGGCCTGACCGCCCACCACTGGACGCTCACCATACCCGCCGCCGGACTGCCCCAAGGCGGACGCTACCAGATCGTGGCCACGCTCGCCACCGGCGAGGACGGCGCCTGGCGCGGATCCCCATCGCCCCGCACGGTCACCAGCCCCGACACGGACCCGGGCCCCGGGCTACGCGTCCCCGGCCACCACCAGCACGCCCTGCCGCTGACCGGCGGGCAACGCACCATGCTGATCATCGCCCTCGCCCTGCTCGGCGTCATCCTCACCGCAGGAAGCCAGCTCGCACGCAACCGCAGACGCTGGCACCATCAATAAACAAAGACTTCCCGCCCGGCCGCATCCAACCAACCGGCCAAGGACGGGAACCAACAGGGTGCCGGCACGGGACCAACACACCAACAACCAACCCCGCGCCGGCACCCACACCCCACCAACAACCAAAATATGAGAACGGGCACCATAGCCCGATTCCAAAACTTCGGTATGAAGAACTTCGGTATACCGAAGTTCGGTATGAGTAAGCTTGGTATATCAAAGTTGCTATAATCAAGATGGAAACTCGTCCGTCACCGAACGCTTGTCACTGAACGCACGTCGCCGAACGCTCGGAATCCCGAACGCACGGAACCAAACGCCCGGAACTGCGGCACAGAACGGCAACACGGAACCGGCGGCCCCAAAAATGCAGCCCAGAACCGCAGCGCAGAAGCAACAAAACCGCAGAACGGCGACGCCGACCCCAAAAGCGCAACCGGAACCGCAAAAAGGCGACGCCAACCCAAAAACGCAACCCAAAAGGAGGCACGCGATGTTCGTAGGACGCACAGAAGAACTCGAGGCCCTGGAAGACATGTACAGCAGCGGCCGGTTCGAGATGATGGTGCTCTACGGCCGTCGCCGCGTGGGCAAGACGTCACTGATCGACGAGTTCTCCAAAGACAAGCGGACCTTCTATTTCACCGCCTCGCAAAAGAGCACCAAGCTGAACCTCGAGGTCTTCTCGAGGCAGATGTCCAGCTTTTTCAACATGCCGGAATTGCCCGCGTTCACAGACTGGCGGAACGCATTTGAATTTTTCGTCGGCCTGACGCGCAACAGCCAAAGCACCGGCAACGGGCATTTCGTGTTCGTCTTCGATGAATTCCCGTACGCCGCCCAGGCCGACCCGACGCTGCCCTCGACCCTGCAGACGGCCATCGACCACGGCTTCAAAGACACCAGCGTCATGATGATCCTGTCCGGCAGCAATCAGGGGTTCATGGAAAGCGAGGTGCTGGGCGGCAAAAGCCCGCTGTACGGAAGGAGGACCGGGCAGATCAGGCTCGAGCCGTTCGATTACTACGACGCCGCGAAATTCCTCCCGGACGTCTCCGACGAGGAACGCGTGCAATATTACGCGACGTTCGGCGGGACGCCGTACTATCTGGCGCGGTTGCGGCCCTCACGGGGGTTCAAGCGCAACGTGGCGGACCTGATGTTCCGCAAGTCCGGACTGCTGTACGAGGAACCGATGATGCTCCTGCGCGAGGAGACGCGCGAGCCGGCCTCGTACTTTTCCGTGTTGCAGGCCGTGGCGAACGGCAGCTCCACGCCGAAGCGCATCGCCGAACACGCGGGCGTCGAGGCCTCGAGCGTCGCCAGATACCTCAACTCGCTCGTCGACCTGGGGCTGGTGGAGCGCAAGCTTCCGTTCGGCGACAACCCGCAGAAATCACATAAGGGCATGTACGTCATCGCGGACCCCTTCTTCGCCTTCTGGTTCCGCTTCGTGGGCACGAACGTGGACGTGATCGAAAACGGAAAGGGCCTCGAAACGGCGGAGGAGACGACTTCCGGCGAAGCGTTCTCGACGTATGTGGGCCAGCAGTTCGAAAACATCTGCCTGCAGTGGGTGGCGAGGCACAGCGGGGCCCTCGACCTGCCGTTCCCCGTGACGAGATTCGGCAAATGGTGGGGCAACAACCCCGTCGCGCACGAGCAAACCGACATCGACGTGGTGGCGGCCAACGGGCGCGGGCAGCTTCTGATCGGCGAATGCAAATGGCGCAACACCTTCGACGTCACCGAGGCGATCGACAAACTGCAGGGACGGGTCGGCCTGGTGCCCGGGTTCAAGCCCGCATCGACACGTCTGGCGCTGTTCAGCAAGAGGCCCGTCGCGAAAACCGTCCGCACGAAAATCGGAAGGGACGCCCCCGGCCTGCTGTTCTTCTCGACCGATGATTTATATCGCAAATTACAGGGCTGGGAATAACAGATACCGTTTAGATTGACGCGGCGGCAAAGTGGCGGGAAACCGTGCCCCACATCAAGTTCCCCGCTTCGCCTTCACTATCCCAATATGTGAAGGTTCCATGAAGCTTAGTCATTTACTTGTGCAATTACTCGGCAACTTAGTCGTTTACTTGTGCAACTTGTGCAAAGTACTTGCCAACTTGGCAATTTATGCGACTACTTGTGCAAATATGGCATGAACTGTTACACTAACAATACTTATCCGCAACCTGGCAAAGGCCTAGCACACACGTATTCACGTATCTCGAGGGGCGGTGACTGATCCCGCAACTGCCGGAGCCGGCACGGAAATCAGGAAATAGGAGGGACTGCAATGGCCGAAAGCATCACCACCGATCAAGAACTTGCAGACGCCATCGCTCTCATGCGAGAGGCCGGCACCGACCTGAAGGATTACGAGCTTAAGGAAGCCAAAGGCGGTTTCCCGTCATCGGCGGTCGAGTCAATCGCCGCCTTTGCCAACACCAACGGTGGCGTCGTCATACTCGGCATCAATGAAAAAACGTTTGCCCCGGTGACGGACCTCGATGTGAGAAAACTGCAATCGCAGCTGGCCCAAGCGGCGCGGGAACGCCTCCAGCCCGCGGTGCAGATCGACATACAAGTGCTGCATTACCGGCAATCACCCGTTCTGGTAGCCAACGTGCCAGAGCTGGACATCATGCAGAAGCCCTGTTATGTCAAAAAACGAGGCAAGATGGACGGGTCCTATCTGCGTACCGGCGACGGCGACCATCTGCTGACGCTCTACGAGATCGACCGGTTCATGGAGAACCAATACCGCGTGGCCCGCAACGATCTCGTGGCCGTGCCCGATGCCACCATCGACGACCTAGACCCCGATCTGCTGCACCAATGGATGCGGATGCAACGCGCGGGCTCATTTGAACGCTCCACCGCGATGAGCGACGAGCAGATTCTCATCAATCGCAGGGTGTTGGCAGACGACGGCAACGGCACGCCGCGCCCCACCATCGCCGGCATCTGCGCACTTGGCAGCTTCCCGCAGAAATTCTTCCCGCGCCTCAATGTGGTCTTCACCTCGTTCCCGACCTCCCGCAAGGGCGACATTCTGGCGACACAGCGCTATCTCGACGCCGAAAACATCGACGGCCCGATTCCTGCCATGATCTCCGGCGCGCTGCGAGCCGTCTCCCGCAACACCAGAACCGGCGCCGTGGTGGTGGGCGCGTTGCGCAAAGACATTCCGGATTACCCATTGCCGGCAGTGCGCGAAGCCATCGCGAACGCCCTCATGCACAGGGATTATTCACCGGAGGCCCAAGGCGCGCCGGTAAGGGTGGAGCTGTATCCGGATCGGCTTGAAATCATCAACCCCGGAGGGCTTTTCGGGCCGCTTACCGTCGAGGCGCTCGAACGCAAGGAGCGCACCCAATCGCGCAACCAGTTCCTTGCCCGCATCCTCGAAGACACGCCATACACGGACACGGACGGCTCCGAGGGGAAAGTGGTGGAGAACCGCGGCACCGGCTATCCGATCATCGCCGGTTCGCTGGCCCAGGCCAACATGGCTCCACCGTTCGTCGAAAGCGATTTGGATGAATTCAGAATCGTATTTCGAAGGCGGCAAACACAAGACGGGGCAACGGATTCCGCCACCGACATGAAGCATCAGATCCTCACTTTCCTTGCCAACCAATCCAGTGCGGGCACGGCGGAGGTGGCATCAAGATTCGATATCTCCAGAAGGACGGCAGCGCAGCACCTCAACGACCTGCGCAAGGAAGGGCTTGTAGAAGCGATTGGGGCAAAAAACAGTCCGAAACGCGCCTATCGCGTTATCAAAAACTGAGTACTGACCCGAAGTACGGTACGATGACTGACCACATAAGCGACTGACACCATATGTGAAGGTTTAATGAAGCTTAGTCATTTACTTGGCAATTACTTGGCAACTTGGTCACTTACTTGTGCAACTTATGCAAAGTACCTGCCAAGTTCGCAATTCATGCGGCTACTTGGTCGCTTGCTTGCGTCATCCGCCAGCCGTACAGGACGCTTACGAAACCTTCCGCCGCCAACGTCATCCACCAACCGTCCGCATGGAAGAAAGCACCGAGCAAGGGCAAACCTGACACTCACGGATCGGCTCACGCGGACGGAAGACGGTGCACGAACCGCGACACGCCGAAGGATGGTGCGGTTTCGCTGTGTTTTGAGGCCACGTCAAATCCTTCCAAAGGCCCACAAAATGTAAGGCAAAGTAGGACGGCAAACGTTCCACACGCCCCCGGCAACGACGACGGAAACCCCGATTCGCCATACAACCCCGGTTTGAATTTGGTCGGAAGTGCCCCTAATGTTTAATCAATAGTTTAGGTGTTGTGTGAAACTGCGGCGTATTACATAGAGTCGCGTTTAGAAGAGTCAGAAGTTTTGAAGTAAAAGGGTGGGTACCTTATGAGTGTCGTTCACAGTCTCGTTGCACTCGCGTTGTGCATAGCCACGGGAATCGTACCCCCCCCCCGCAAAATGAACCGTCATTAAACAATCCGAACAATTCCTCCCCGGCCGCCGCCTCCAGCCAGACCGCACCGGCCGTCCCCGTTTCCGTATCGACTCCGTCCACCGTCCAGGCCCACGGTTCCTCCGTATCCAATTCCCCCGCACTTTCCACTTCCGCTACTACCGCTCCCGCCACTTCTTCGCTTTCAGCTCCCTCGACCGCCGCGCCCAAGGCACTTTCCGCCCCGGCCGCCAACGGCCAAACCGGCAACGCCGCCGGCCACGCCCCAGGCACCCCCAACACAACCGCAGACCAACTCAAAAACACCCAAAACAGCAAGCGCACCGCAGGCAAAGACGCCAAAACCACGCCCGCGACTGCCCTCACCCACACCAACGCCGCCGCCACCCCCACAGCCAAACCAAAGACCCTACGCACCCTCGCAGCAAAAGACTTCACCGACGCGCCTAAGACTCTCGCCGTCTTCCTGCAAAGAATAAAATCGGCACCCCACACCAGCGACAATAACCAACAGACCACACCTGCAGGCAGCTTGCCACGCGCCGCAGTCACACTGCCTAACGTCACTGCCACGCTGCCTGCCAAGCAGAGCACGATCGGCCCCAAAACCAGCTCTCCATTGACACGAAGCAAACCTACGGTCGGTCCACAGTACATTAACAATGAAAACGTAACCCGCTTCTACGTCGACCCCAACGATGACGGACACATCCAAATCGAAGGCCACAACGAGCAACTCTACCATCCCAAGACCTGGGTCCACATAGTCGTCTGCCCCAGAGAGGTCAGAGACAAGGCCGTCACAGGCCGCCCAGGCCACGTCGATAGCCGATGCACCGATATCGAGACCTACACCGACGGTCATACTGGTGGTTATGGAGATGGAGGCACCTTAAATTGGGGTCCTGGCAGCGTAGGTCGCGACCCCATTTGGACCACTCGAGACAGCGATTTCAAAACCACCCCTGACCATTCTCATGCTTATGACATCTGGATTTATAACACTGACGCCAACTGGAATCACTATGATTTTGCAGATGCATCTAATGACTACTACTGCTCTCAATCAGGAAGAAAAAGAGTCACACTCACCTACGATATGTCAGGTATGCCTAACGCGTCAACACCTGGATCACAGGAAAAGGACACCAGCTACTTCGACTTCAGCACCACTTTTGCTAGCGAACCGAGTCACCCTTCATGGCAGATCTTTGACGGTTGGTCCCTCAAAGGCACCAACTACAATGCCGGTCAAGCCATAACCTTCCCTGCTGGCACCGACGGCATATATACGGTTACGCCTCGTTGGCATGTCAAGCCCACCAGCGTCAAATTCAATTACAACCTCAACGGCATGTCCGGCAGCACGCCCGGCTCCCAGCAGGTCAATACCACCAACAACGGCGGCTCGATCACCCTGGCCTACCCGCCCTCGCATCCTGACTGGCAGATCTTCGACGGATGGACCGTCGACGGTTGGAATAACATGACCCCCGGCCAGACCTACAGCGTCGGCATCCACGACGAGAGCACCCACACCGTCACCGCGCGATGGCACGTACGCCCAGACACGGTCACGATACACTACCAAGACAACGGCTCCGGCTGCAGCATGCCCGGCAACCAGACCGCCGACAGCGGCAACTACAGCAACACCACCCTCGCCGGCACGCCGTCCTGCCCCGCGCACACCGTCTTCGACGGGTGGACCATCAACTACAACAACTACAACCCCGGCGGTACCTTCAATTTCGCCCAGCACGTCACCGCCACCTACACCGCCACCGCCCGCACTCACACCATCAACGCGCCCACAGGGCTCGCCGCCTCCTACCACGCGAACGACAACACCGTCACCCTCACCGGCGCCGGCGACATAGCCGCCGGCGACACCGTCACCGCCTGCATGACCGACGGCACCGGCAACGACATCTGCCACAGCGCCACACCCGTGGCGCTGCCCGCATCGAGCCACCCCACCGTCAGCGGATCCAGCAGCCACGGACTCACAGT
This window encodes:
- a CDS encoding BspA family leucine-rich repeat surface protein, which encodes MHSHGNRTPPQNEPSVNQSNNLNPAASSQTVSATSAAVSASSTIQTHGSSASSSTTFSTSAPTGNVAGTSNTNANQHKNTQNSKRTTGKDAKTTHATGLTHTNAAATPTAKPKTLSALATKDFSDASKTLATFLQRMKKSTSHTANSRQTTPADTIDSQSSAIGTLPHDAATLTVKQSPVGPQTPSPLTREAPSVSTQDEPMVGPQSNNPRLTRLYADPNDDGHLQISGEADQVYSDNWVHVEICPVNVSVPVTGSGNYDGYFDNRCTNIETYTNGDIGGYRDGGTFHWDGNESRNDHTWTTQDSDFKTGPGYYNIWAYNRSYGWAQYQGNIIRSYYYCSHAPSTQATISYNMPAGWSTPASSRVDTSASDTSVILAGTPSGPSWAMFDGWTFNGRNYNAGATAQLPWRATGTYTVTPRYHALPTSVSMAYNMNGMDGTAPATQTIDTTNYAGTFTLASPPSHPSWQVFDGWSVDGGGTQAPGSSYAVAIHASGSHTATARWHVGNTYSTVTYNLNGGTGTAPGSRSVDTTYGAASVTLSDGTGVTPPTGKVLIGWDTSASGTGDRRALGATVTFVQGQHTTFALYAVYKDTVAPTGVTAWYSHADSRIYLDVTGLDPNATGWSVQVKPAGTGDWQYTSSTSTRGRSYYYTVSDFTPGATWQARAYAIYPGHLSSEWSASSSGILPYMDITLKPGDQQPGDTASAQAKGLVDQAERKGYVSLPAGVGTAPAGMAFQSSGGWTVRADGSGNSYNSGDTAIPTSMGVVGSDGTILLTLYARWKPTTQAPARGQPCASVTGWAQWGTSAGALSGVTGQDTGAVCWAVEGSTLRLTGGTSPVYQNNFPWNASKSAITDIHIEGNLTLAIANYSSTPFNYMPHLGHVDIAPEGKLRPAYNTAGDLFSNNPSLERLDASRFDMTAATTISSMFSYDTGLKEVTGLEHWDTSQIDDMSRIFQGDTSLENAAGTENWDTGHANNMIYVFKNCDSLVDLDLSHWKTSQLNNYGIAQIIPANLKRLRLGPDTKLASGSGYDDPFVNLDATHTWHEWDWPKGQHPSNLGLVGPNTTTRGDGTPATLRARAANNPAGVYIRSDVTPTWVDVAYDLAGGSGPAATFPTGIGPGTTPNAAIDTTFTDGTLTADPKAITANKAHSLFNGWALDTTEVTSAGKPTLNAGLVDAPKGAAGAIKLTAKWAALDSPAPTLSAPVVHAAAGATPTVDLKVGNPATYKTGGKLAITTNRWTAPVHTYTSDGTGGDASLTGQPVTVLQASCGQAYTIDAAYTDPDAADTATGNTVTPNPGHATQLAGTLPYATLTFDANNAYGGDGTPPAEIKRLIDTTDGKAHTTLPLPGNTMKPAHAAFTGWASTAMATSPDTGMGDPASRAITVTQHGTDTETPLTLYAVWKQPAAPTVTGMTRAATDNTVTITGTTVPQTATDTLSVAVTALDGQAGTSLGTPLTATIGDTSNSWDGLTAHHWTLTIPAAGLPQGGRYQIVATLATGEDGAWRGSPSPRTVTSPDTDPGPGLRVPGHHQHALPLTGGQRTMLIIALALLGVILTAGSQLARNRRRWHHQ
- a CDS encoding ATP-binding protein translates to MFVGRTEELEALEDMYSSGRFEMMVLYGRRRVGKTSLIDEFSKDKRTFYFTASQKSTKLNLEVFSRQMSSFFNMPELPAFTDWRNAFEFFVGLTRNSQSTGNGHFVFVFDEFPYAAQADPTLPSTLQTAIDHGFKDTSVMMILSGSNQGFMESEVLGGKSPLYGRRTGQIRLEPFDYYDAAKFLPDVSDEERVQYYATFGGTPYYLARLRPSRGFKRNVADLMFRKSGLLYEEPMMLLREETREPASYFSVLQAVANGSSTPKRIAEHAGVEASSVARYLNSLVDLGLVERKLPFGDNPQKSHKGMYVIADPFFAFWFRFVGTNVDVIENGKGLETAEETTSGEAFSTYVGQQFENICLQWVARHSGALDLPFPVTRFGKWWGNNPVAHEQTDIDVVAANGRGQLLIGECKWRNTFDVTEAIDKLQGRVGLVPGFKPASTRLALFSKRPVAKTVRTKIGRDAPGLLFFSTDDLYRKLQGWE
- a CDS encoding ATP-binding protein gives rise to the protein MAESITTDQELADAIALMREAGTDLKDYELKEAKGGFPSSAVESIAAFANTNGGVVILGINEKTFAPVTDLDVRKLQSQLAQAARERLQPAVQIDIQVLHYRQSPVLVANVPELDIMQKPCYVKKRGKMDGSYLRTGDGDHLLTLYEIDRFMENQYRVARNDLVAVPDATIDDLDPDLLHQWMRMQRAGSFERSTAMSDEQILINRRVLADDGNGTPRPTIAGICALGSFPQKFFPRLNVVFTSFPTSRKGDILATQRYLDAENIDGPIPAMISGALRAVSRNTRTGAVVVGALRKDIPDYPLPAVREAIANALMHRDYSPEAQGAPVRVELYPDRLEIINPGGLFGPLTVEALERKERTQSRNQFLARILEDTPYTDTDGSEGKVVENRGTGYPIIAGSLAQANMAPPFVESDLDEFRIVFRRRQTQDGATDSATDMKHQILTFLANQSSAGTAEVASRFDISRRTAAQHLNDLRKEGLVEAIGAKNSPKRAYRVIKN